From Alteromonas australica, one genomic window encodes:
- a CDS encoding M1 family metallopeptidase has translation MKKSAIALSCVSVFLFSCAAPKSITQPDSTTPLAQTVKPNELSTPYTLKTGGEISEHQKHLTVDKALLRFSFDFDKEILFGDTTLTLNASKPQSTFSVDLDTRFTLQDVWLNGERLPNDRYSNKYGELIVSSSSLVAFPATLRVVYSGHPRTPIRAPWDGGVMWEKTAEGQPWLATAVQGEGCDLFWPCIDQPFGEPNETELYITVPKPLVAATNGVLINTHDEGDNRTYHWQTKSVHNTYGIALNIAPYKQMTTQFTSIYGNTYPLTYYYLPEKEDKAKALFDELPEMITFFERMIGPYPFADEKVGIVQTPHLGMEHQTINAYGNQYRKDDGGYDWLMQHEFAHEWFGNQLTNDNWDHMWLHEGFGTYMQPLYAQYLHGNEAYFVKLNAQRKGLANAHPIVSNTLMSEEDVYEKGPAGDIYAKGAWVIHTLRGVMGDDAFFRSVTELVYGRTDPKPGNFKPIFANTQDFIDIVNKHSESNLDWFFDVYLFSAALPELTMTRHKDSVTFAWKTDNNLPFPMPLEVSINGKITELDMQTAFSLPVSQFDTVIADPNSKVLRYEQRYEDYKAWIKENSNTKKK, from the coding sequence ATGAAAAAGAGCGCAATAGCCCTAAGCTGTGTCAGCGTATTTCTTTTTAGCTGCGCAGCACCTAAGTCGATAACGCAACCTGATAGTACAACGCCCCTAGCGCAAACGGTTAAGCCGAATGAGTTGTCTACGCCTTACACGCTAAAAACTGGCGGCGAGATATCAGAGCACCAAAAACATCTCACCGTAGACAAAGCATTGCTACGCTTTTCATTCGATTTCGACAAAGAAATCCTGTTTGGCGATACCACGCTCACACTGAATGCATCAAAGCCACAATCGACGTTTTCTGTTGATTTAGATACCCGATTTACCCTGCAAGATGTATGGCTAAATGGCGAGCGATTACCCAACGATCGTTATAGCAACAAATACGGGGAACTCATTGTCTCTTCATCTTCATTAGTCGCATTTCCGGCCACGTTACGCGTTGTGTATTCAGGTCATCCGAGAACACCTATACGCGCGCCCTGGGATGGGGGGGTTATGTGGGAGAAAACCGCTGAAGGGCAACCTTGGTTAGCCACGGCGGTGCAAGGCGAAGGCTGTGATCTGTTTTGGCCATGTATAGACCAACCCTTTGGCGAACCCAATGAGACAGAGCTTTACATTACGGTGCCGAAACCTTTGGTTGCCGCCACCAACGGTGTACTTATTAACACCCATGATGAAGGTGACAACCGCACCTATCACTGGCAAACAAAGTCTGTTCACAATACCTATGGCATTGCGTTAAATATTGCACCATACAAGCAAATGACTACGCAATTTACCAGCATTTACGGAAACACTTATCCGCTTACCTATTACTACTTACCGGAGAAGGAAGATAAAGCAAAAGCGCTATTTGACGAACTACCGGAAATGATAACCTTCTTTGAACGTATGATTGGCCCTTACCCTTTTGCGGATGAAAAAGTGGGCATTGTACAAACCCCACATTTAGGTATGGAGCACCAAACGATTAATGCCTACGGTAATCAATATCGAAAAGATGATGGGGGTTACGATTGGCTGATGCAACACGAATTTGCCCATGAATGGTTTGGCAATCAACTCACTAATGACAACTGGGATCATATGTGGCTTCATGAGGGTTTCGGAACCTATATGCAACCACTATACGCACAGTACCTTCACGGTAATGAGGCCTACTTTGTTAAACTCAATGCCCAGCGCAAAGGGTTAGCTAACGCCCACCCCATCGTCAGTAATACTTTGATGTCTGAAGAAGATGTCTACGAAAAAGGGCCTGCGGGTGATATTTATGCAAAAGGCGCTTGGGTCATTCATACCTTGCGAGGCGTTATGGGCGATGACGCCTTCTTTCGTTCCGTCACCGAGCTAGTCTACGGTAGAACCGACCCTAAACCTGGTAACTTCAAACCTATTTTTGCTAATACACAAGATTTCATCGATATTGTAAATAAACATAGCGAATCGAACTTAGACTGGTTTTTCGACGTGTATCTTTTCAGTGCGGCTCTGCCTGAATTAACAATGACTCGCCATAAAGACAGTGTCACATTTGCTTGGAAAACTGACAACAACCTTCCCTTCCCTATGCCACTTGAAGTGAGTATAAACGGAAAAATCACCGAGCTTGATATGCAAACAGCGTTTAGCCTGCCAGTGAGCCAATTCGACACAGTGATTGCAGATCCTAATAGCAAAGTATTGAGATACGAACAGCGATATGAAGACTATAAAGCTTGGATAAAAGAAAATAGTAATACCAAGAAGAAGTAA
- a CDS encoding ATP-binding cassette domain-containing protein has protein sequence MNDTITLRQLAKSYKKKCALKPLSVAIPHGKFLLSGRNGVGKTTLLKILAGLEEPSEGTIERPPWASSAAIASDCIVYPEILAIRELADLYVKEGKLDKNAFEQRIKHFNLTPYLSTLVGELSTGSLQKLRLCLALASSHPLVLLDEPLNGLDNESVLVALDEIAQEQRPMIIVDHEKRCAPHVKGKIKIDDAGSCTITP, from the coding sequence TTGAACGACACCATAACACTACGTCAGCTCGCAAAAAGCTATAAGAAAAAGTGTGCTTTAAAGCCGCTCTCAGTTGCTATCCCTCACGGGAAGTTTCTATTAAGCGGTAGAAATGGCGTAGGAAAAACCACGTTATTAAAGATACTAGCCGGCTTGGAAGAGCCCTCAGAAGGCACAATTGAAAGGCCGCCGTGGGCATCAAGCGCTGCTATTGCCTCTGATTGTATCGTTTACCCAGAAATATTAGCGATTCGTGAGCTTGCCGACTTATATGTCAAAGAAGGTAAACTTGATAAAAATGCCTTTGAACAGCGCATTAAGCATTTCAATCTAACGCCATATTTATCAACCTTAGTGGGAGAACTATCAACCGGTTCGCTTCAGAAGCTACGCTTATGTTTAGCTTTAGCAAGCAGTCACCCGTTGGTGCTACTCGACGAACCGTTAAATGGCTTAGACAACGAAAGCGTACTCGTTGCATTAGATGAAATAGCACAGGAACAAAGGCCCATGATCATTGTTGACCATGAAAAGCGTTGTGCCCCACATGTGAAAGGGAAAATTAAAATAGATGACGCAGGATCATGCACTATAACGCCATAG
- a CDS encoding SDR family NAD(P)-dependent oxidoreductase — MSKKIALVTGATGGIGFQVAKRLGEDGYTVVLNGIEDDKGAERVEELAALGIEAEYYGFDVTNDEAVTENVKAIGEKYGQIDAVINNAGGLGGRSPMEEMTTEFYRSVMALNLDSAFFVSRAAIPYLKKTTGGSIVNYTSNAAWNAGGPGAGIYGVSKAAVNTLTRALAKELAPAGIRVNAVSPGTIDTPFHAQIKATKPEVFASWKDSILLGRLGQPEEVASVVSFLVSEDASFITAETVQIGGGQALGI; from the coding sequence ATGTCTAAGAAAATTGCATTGGTTACAGGGGCTACTGGCGGAATTGGATTTCAAGTAGCAAAGCGTCTAGGTGAAGACGGCTATACTGTTGTATTAAACGGTATCGAAGATGACAAAGGCGCGGAACGCGTAGAAGAGCTAGCAGCACTGGGGATTGAAGCAGAATATTATGGCTTCGATGTTACTAACGACGAAGCGGTGACAGAAAACGTTAAAGCCATCGGCGAAAAATACGGTCAAATCGATGCGGTTATTAACAATGCGGGCGGTTTAGGTGGAAGAAGCCCAATGGAAGAGATGACCACTGAGTTTTACCGCTCGGTCATGGCACTCAACTTAGACAGCGCTTTCTTCGTTTCTCGTGCGGCCATTCCTTATCTTAAGAAAACCACTGGCGGCTCCATCGTTAACTACACATCGAATGCAGCTTGGAATGCGGGTGGCCCAGGTGCAGGTATCTACGGCGTATCAAAAGCAGCGGTTAATACGTTAACCCGTGCACTTGCTAAAGAACTTGCTCCTGCAGGTATTCGCGTGAATGCTGTATCTCCAGGCACTATCGATACGCCATTCCACGCGCAAATTAAAGCCACTAAGCCAGAAGTATTTGCGTCATGGAAAGACAGCATTCTGTTGGGCCGATTAGGTCAGCCGGAAGAAGTAGCCTCTGTTGTTTCTTTCTTAGTGAGTGAAGATGCGTCATTTATTACTGCAGAAACTGTTCAAATTGGTGGCGGCCAAGCTCTAGGGATTTAA
- a CDS encoding 2-keto-4-pentenoate hydratase, producing the protein MLQFHTLTDEEVRQLSDTLFNARTTGKALPEFPGKLPATLEQAYAVQDLSIAASDDNVVGWKVGMVIPELREQMKSERIMGPVFKNVAHFIGHSHGDNEYIELPVYTDGFIAVEAELMIEINREITPGSIDTSADLSHLIRHVYTGVEIASSPVKDLNDYGPTAIIADFGNNHGMVVGAPIEDWQSKIATIETKCFINDELINSAPANNVLNGPMAAFAYLIDQASKRNITLPKGTMVCSGAITGVHETLVGSTSTVDFGEAGKINMKLVAF; encoded by the coding sequence ATGTTGCAATTTCATACATTAACCGACGAAGAAGTTCGTCAGCTTTCAGACACGCTATTTAACGCTCGCACAACAGGCAAAGCGCTACCTGAGTTTCCGGGCAAACTCCCCGCCACACTAGAGCAAGCCTATGCGGTACAAGATCTTTCTATTGCAGCTTCTGACGATAACGTTGTGGGCTGGAAAGTCGGCATGGTTATTCCAGAGCTTCGTGAGCAAATGAAGTCTGAGCGCATAATGGGGCCAGTCTTTAAGAATGTGGCACACTTTATTGGGCATTCTCACGGTGATAATGAGTACATAGAACTGCCTGTCTATACCGATGGTTTTATTGCGGTTGAAGCTGAACTCATGATTGAGATTAACCGCGAGATCACGCCTGGCAGTATAGATACTTCTGCGGATCTATCTCATTTGATTCGTCACGTTTATACCGGTGTCGAAATAGCCAGTAGCCCAGTGAAGGACTTAAATGACTACGGCCCTACTGCGATAATTGCAGACTTTGGCAATAACCACGGCATGGTGGTAGGTGCGCCAATCGAGGATTGGCAATCAAAAATCGCGACCATTGAAACTAAGTGTTTCATCAATGATGAACTGATTAACTCCGCCCCTGCCAACAATGTATTAAATGGGCCAATGGCGGCATTTGCCTATCTTATAGACCAAGCAAGTAAACGTAATATCACGTTACCGAAGGGCACAATGGTGTGCTCGGGAGCGATTACCGGTGTTCACGAAACCTTAGTAGGCTCAACGTCCACGGTAGACTTTGGTGAGGCGGGTAAGATCAATATGAAGTTAGTGGCATTTTAA
- a CDS encoding DEAD/DEAH box helicase: MSFTELGLSTPLLQAIEKQGYTSPSPIQEQAIPLVLEGKDVLAAAQTGTGKTAGFSLPMLHKLSSGKPASSNRVRALILTPTRELAAQVEDNVRGFNAFLSLKTAVVFGGVGINPQMKALRSGVDVLIATPGRLLDLFQQNAVKFDQLEMLVLDEADRMLDMGFIHDIKRILKLLPAKRQTLLFSATFSPEITTLAHTITVDAVKVSTAPANTTVDKIEQRLVTLDKAKKTTALICLIKQNNWKQVLVFSRTKHGANRIAEKLSKARIPSAAIHGNKSQGARTKALSGFKNGEIGVLVATDIAARGIDISELPVVVNFDLPNTAADYVHRIGRTGRAGASGQAWSFVSADELQQLKDIETLIQRLLPREVMDGFEPQVNVPDTTLSAPKKPKKAKKPKQGAASAGNNQGNGQPRSSRRRPHQKAAGNASSGRRHEGNRQGTSRPSAS, encoded by the coding sequence ATGTCATTTACTGAGTTGGGACTGTCAACCCCGCTTTTACAAGCTATTGAAAAACAGGGTTACACGTCGCCGTCTCCCATTCAGGAACAAGCAATCCCGCTAGTACTTGAAGGTAAAGACGTGTTAGCCGCTGCGCAAACTGGCACTGGCAAAACGGCAGGGTTTTCCTTGCCTATGTTACATAAACTATCATCAGGTAAGCCTGCCTCATCCAATCGAGTAAGAGCGCTAATCTTAACGCCAACCCGAGAATTAGCAGCGCAGGTGGAAGATAACGTTCGTGGATTTAATGCGTTTCTTTCGCTAAAAACGGCTGTGGTATTTGGTGGGGTAGGCATTAACCCACAAATGAAAGCACTGCGCTCTGGTGTAGATGTACTGATTGCCACACCGGGTCGTTTACTGGATTTGTTTCAGCAAAATGCGGTGAAGTTTGACCAACTTGAAATGTTAGTGCTTGATGAAGCAGACCGTATGCTGGATATGGGTTTTATCCACGATATTAAACGTATCTTAAAATTGTTACCTGCAAAACGTCAGACCTTATTGTTCTCCGCTACGTTTTCTCCAGAGATCACTACACTTGCTCACACGATTACGGTAGACGCAGTGAAGGTTTCTACCGCGCCGGCAAACACCACGGTAGACAAAATTGAGCAACGCTTAGTTACCCTTGATAAAGCAAAGAAAACCACCGCGCTTATTTGCTTAATAAAACAAAACAACTGGAAGCAAGTACTAGTGTTTAGCCGAACTAAGCATGGCGCTAACCGTATTGCCGAGAAGCTCTCTAAAGCTCGTATTCCTAGCGCGGCCATACACGGAAATAAAAGCCAAGGCGCGAGAACGAAAGCGTTATCAGGGTTTAAAAACGGTGAAATTGGCGTACTTGTAGCCACGGATATTGCAGCACGTGGAATTGATATCAGTGAGCTACCTGTGGTGGTGAACTTCGATTTACCCAACACGGCAGCTGATTATGTTCACCGTATAGGCCGTACAGGGCGAGCGGGAGCAAGTGGTCAAGCGTGGTCTTTCGTGAGTGCAGATGAACTGCAGCAGTTAAAAGACATTGAAACCTTAATACAGCGTCTGTTACCTCGTGAAGTCATGGATGGGTTTGAACCTCAGGTTAACGTACCAGACACGACATTGTCTGCACCGAAAAAGCCGAAGAAAGCCAAAAAGCCTAAGCAAGGGGCTGCGTCAGCAGGAAATAATCAAGGGAATGGTCAACCGCGTTCGTCTCGTCGTCGTCCTCATCAAAAAGCGGCAGGTAATGCTTCTTCAGGCAGAAGGCATGAAGGAAATAGGCAAGGCACATCGCGCCCGTCGGCATCATAA
- the eda gene encoding bifunctional 4-hydroxy-2-oxoglutarate aldolase/2-dehydro-3-deoxy-phosphogluconate aldolase — protein MDSVSSLMDGQVLLPIIQVDNEHDGVAIAKAMHAAGLKTVEVVLRSEQSAKALSAIKAELPEMIVSAGTIVDEASLNVALEAGADFIVTPAVTEKLLSKLTQCGKPVIPGVSTVADIVLAREHGFRELKLFPAALSGGAGFLKAVGGLFKDTKFCPTGGISQDNYQDYLSLNNVFAIGGTWVAKTDWVVNQEWQKITDACAKVKA, from the coding sequence ATGGATTCAGTATCGTCATTAATGGATGGGCAGGTTTTGCTGCCAATTATTCAGGTAGACAACGAACATGATGGGGTGGCTATTGCAAAGGCCATGCATGCTGCTGGACTAAAAACCGTTGAAGTTGTTTTACGTTCAGAGCAATCAGCAAAAGCCCTGTCTGCGATAAAGGCTGAGTTGCCTGAAATGATTGTAAGCGCGGGGACCATTGTTGACGAAGCATCGTTAAATGTGGCGCTAGAAGCTGGTGCCGATTTCATCGTGACACCAGCGGTCACCGAGAAATTACTGAGTAAACTGACCCAATGCGGTAAGCCAGTGATACCAGGCGTGTCTACCGTGGCTGATATTGTATTAGCCAGAGAGCATGGTTTTAGAGAACTTAAGCTATTTCCTGCAGCCTTATCGGGCGGTGCAGGCTTCCTCAAAGCAGTAGGCGGTCTATTCAAAGATACCAAATTTTGTCCAACTGGCGGTATATCTCAAGACAACTACCAAGACTATTTAAGCTTAAATAATGTTTTCGCTATTGGCGGCACTTGGGTCGCTAAAACTGATTGGGTGGTGAATCAGGAATGGCAAAAAATTACTGATGCCTGCGCAAAAGTAAAAGCGTAA